Within the Vibrio tasmaniensis genome, the region ACCCAAAATAATGGTATCTTCATTGGCGTTATACAAGCCTTCCCAATGGTCGACACTGTAATCTTTCTTTTGAATATCGATGGAGAACGAGTAGTTTGAATCAAGGGTTAGCTTTATCGCTCTAAAATTTTCAGTACCTTGTTCAGGATCTGGGTTCATCAAATACCAATCACCAAGCAGCAGCGGAAGGTCAAAATGAGATAGATTGCTGTCACTTTTTGATTGCTGATCGCTCGAAGCGACCTCACTCCCAAAAGCAACAAAACTTAAACAAGATAAAAATAGTAGAATCCATTTCATACACGCCCCCTCGTTTTCTTTAAGCTTAGGCACGTAATGAATAGAAAGCGAAAAAATTTGATCTAAGTCACTAAATTTTAAGCGCGAAGTAAACAAATTGTAAATACGAAGTAACTGGGTGCATGATCGCTCACAAAATCGCCCTTTAAAAATGAGTGATTAAGAGTATACCCAAGCATAAATAGACGAGAAATGACCTCTATTTTTGTCAAATCGCAGATACAAAAAAAGCGAGCCTAAGCTCGCTTTTAAAAACCGACACCTTTAACAAGGCACGTTAGCGTCTATTTCTTTATCATATCAAGCATGATAGCGACAGACTCATCAAGATAAGCATCTGGGGCTTCGTAGTCTTTAGGAATATCATCCAACGTTTTAAATGCCTCTAACTTAGCGGCTTTTTGACGTTGATTGATACGCTCTAAACGAAGCACATCCCCATCATCGCTCTCTTGCTGACGTACCTTTTCGTTCAAAGAAAGGTCGTTATCATCTTTATCAGCCTTATATTTTTCAATATCTTGCGCGATAAAGCCAAACTCCATGTCTGTTGCAATACGAGCTTGGTGTTGAGCGGTTAAAGCAGCAACTTGCTCACCGTTACGCTGTAACACTGAGTAGTTGGCTTTATCAATGCTATCCCAAGGCAGAGCATTATCTTCAACACTTTCTCCTGTATCTGCTGGATCAATTGCCGTTGGGTAAGCAATATCAGGCACTACACCTTTGTTTTGCGTACTTCCGCCATTGATTCGGTAGAATTTCTGGATGGTGTATTGAACGTAGCCTAACTCTTTATCGAACAAATCATAAATATGATTCAAAGAGCGGTGTTGTTGCACCGTTCCTTTACCGAAAGAGTTTTCACCAAGGATGATTGCACGACCATAATCTTGCATCGCTGCAGCAAAGATCTCAGATGCTGAGGCACTGTAGCGATTGACCAACACCGTTAATGGACCTTGGTAACTAATTTCGCCATCAGTATCACTGTTCACTTTTACACGACCGTAGCTATCACGAACTTGAACAACGGGTCCCTCTTTGATAAACAAACCAGAGAGTTCAGTTGCTTCAGTGAGTGCACCACCACCGTTGTTTCGCAGATCAACAATAATACCTTCAACACCTTGCTCTTTAAGCTCAGTGATCAGTTTATCGGTATCTTTAGATAGACCAACATAGAAACTTGGTACTTCGAGTACACCAATCTTCTTGCCATCTTTCTCGATAACTTCTGATTTAACAGCGCGGTCTTCTAAACGAATCTTATCGCGTACAATTGTGACAACGTGACTTTTTGCATCTTTACCATCTGGCAAGATCTGTAGTTTAACTTTAGTCCCTTTCGGTCCTTTAATTAATTGCACTACATCGTCTAAACGCCAGCCGATAACATCAACAATCTCTTCGCCATCTTGACCTACACCAACAATACGATCGCCATCACTCAATTGTTTGCTATTTGACGCAGGGCCACCAGCAACGAGAGAGCGAATAACGGTGTAGTCGTCTGTCATTTGAAGTACAGCACCAATCCCTTCTAGAGATAGATTCATCTCCGACTGGAATTGCTCTGCATTTCTTGGAGAAAGGTAACTGGTATGAGGGTCAACTTCTCGCGCGAATGCGTTCATGTAGATCTGGAAAGCATCTTCGTTGTGCGATTGCGTAATACGCTTCATCGCATTGTTGTAACGCTTTTCCAAAACTTCTTGAATCTCTGGCCACTCTTTACCTGTAAGTTTTAGATTCAACGCATCATATTTAACGCGTTTTCTCCAAAGCTCATTTACTTCAGCGATATCTTTTGGCCATTCCGCTTCACTACGATTAAGCTCGATACTTTCATCAGTATCAAATTTAATCTCTGTATCTAGTAAAGACAGCGCATATTGGAAACGTTCAAAACGCTTCTGCATGGACAAATTATAAACATCGAATGCAATTTGGTTATTACCGGCTTTCAGCTGATCATCAATTTGTTTAGATGAAGTAGCGAAAGAATCAATATCCGCTTGAGTGAAGATATTACGATTATAATCCAGCATCTCTAAGTAACGATTAAAGATAGCTTGAGAGAAATCATCGTTGAGATTGAAGTGTTTATAGTGGGAACGAGTAAATCGAGAAGTAACACGCTTACTAGCGGTTTCGTGTTGAACCTCAGGAGCGAGTAGAGGTAAATCGTCCTGATTTAATTTGGCTTCAAGAGCCTGAGCTGAAGCTGCTAGCAAAAAGCCAGCAGCAATCAGTGTCAATTTTGAACGGCATTTCATGCGTAGGAGTATCTCCTTTAAGCGCGCAAGTGCTCCGCTTTAACAACCATTTGTAGGCCGTTTGCTAACTGAACACGCACATCTTCCTTATTGATTTCAACAATGGTCGCAGCCATGTTTCCTGTACCCATGTTCACATTTACTTCTTTGCCAGTGATAAATTCATCAGCGTTCAAAGCACGTGTTTCTACAGGCTTTTCTACTTTCGGTGCTTTAGGCGCTTGACGACGAGGCTGTTGAGCTTTCTTCGCTTTAGCTTTCGCTTTGCCTTCGTCACGAGCTTTCTGTGCTTGTTCTTTACGACGAGCCTGAACTTTCGCTTTGCTTTCTGCAAGTGTCGCTTTAGCGTGCTCAACGTGCTCTTCTTCTAATGTGCCACAAACGTTACCGTCTAGGTCAACACGTTCTGCACCAGCTTTTACGCCGTGCAGGTAACGCCATGATGATGTGTACTGTCTTAACGCTGCACGAAGCTGAGTCTTACTTACTTTTTCGTCTTCATTTAGACGTTCAGCAAGATCTTGAAAAATACCAATTTTAAGTGGTTTCGCTTCACCTTCTAGAGTAAAGCATTTAGGGAAACATTCAGCAACATATGCGATAACTTCTTTGCTGTTTTTTAACTTTTCAGTGTTTTCCATGTGGGTTCCTGGTTTTTGCGGTTTTCCGCGAGCATTAAGAAAATATTTTTACGTATTATAGAGAGATGCTTGGGAAAAACCACAGTAAGAGAATAATTTATGCCTTGTTCGCGTGCGAATTAAGCAGCTTTTCCACTTCTGCCATGAAAAATGTTAGTCCGTCCTCGTCAATTTGAGAAAAACGGCCAACATTTGGGCTATCGATATCAAGAACGCCCGCTATTTTTCCACCAATCGAAAATGGTATAACGATTTCTGAGTTACTTGCAGCGTCACAAGCGATGTGTCCTTCGAATTCATGAACATCATAAATGCGCTGAACTGTATTCGTCGCGACCGCAGTTCCACATACACCACGACCTACTGGAATTCGAACACAAGCTGGTTGACCTTGGAATGGGCCAAGCACAAGTTCGTCTTTTTCCTTAGCTTGGTCTTGCTTCATTAAATAGAAACCAGCCCAATTTAATTCATCCAACTCCATGAATAATAATGAGCTGATATTAGCTAGATTAGCAGTTAGATCGGGTTCTGATTCAATTAATGCGACGGCTTGTTTGGTTAAGCGTTGGTAATGTTCTATTTTCATATTAACTTCCAATTAAATTGAGACTTCCATTATCAAGAGAACGCAGTAAAATGCGGCCATCAAACTAAATAGGACTTATTCTCATTACAATGACCAATTCAGAAGACACTATTAGCCGTTCTTGGTTAATAACTCAAGTAAAAAAACACAAGTCCAAATTACTGTTTGCTAACATTATTGCCATATTTGCAACTCTCATTAGTGTCCCTATCCCGTTGCTCATGCCATTAATGGTTGATGAAGTATTACTTGATAAGCCGGCTTCTGGCTTAGAGATGATGAACCATCTACTTCCAACATCGTTGCAGACACCAACTGGCTATATTGCACTGACTTTGCTGTTAGTCATAATCATGCGTACTGTTAGCCAAGCGTTGAACATTCTACAAGGGCGTCAATTCACGCTTGTCTCAAAAACAATTACCTATCAAATGCGCAGCAAAATGATAGATAAGCTTGGCCGCATTAGTATTAGACAATACGAGACCAAAGGCAGCGGCGGTATTAATGCTCACCTGATAACAGACATAGAAACGATAGATAAGTTCATTGGCTCGACCCTTTCTAAATTTATCATCAGCTTCCTGACCGTGTTCGGTACCGCTATCGTGTTGCTATGGTTAGAGTGGCGTTTAGGACTGTTCATTTTACTGGTCAATCCTGTTGTGATTTATTTCTCCCGTAAACTAGGCAGCAGGGTCAAACACCTTAAAAAGTACGAGAACCAATCTTTCGAGCGCTTTCAGAACCGTTTGGTGGAAACCTTAGACGGTATTTATCAACTGCGTGCAGCAAATAAAGAGCGCATCTTTCTCGATGAACTTAAGGCTCAAGCAAACCAAGTAAGAATCGATGCAGATAAATACGCTTGGCAATCGGAAGCAGCTGGCCGAGTTTCGTTTCTGCTGTTCCTATTAGGTTTCGAGCTTTTCCGTGCCGTCGCGATGCTAATGGTGTTATTCAGTGACTTAACTATTGGTCAGATTTTCGCAGTCTTTGGCTACTTATGGTTTATGTTAGGCCCGGTTCAAGAGCTGCTAGGGATTCAATTCTCTTGGTATAGCGCGAAAGCAGCGCTGCAGCGCATCAACGACCTTCTTCAGTTAGAAGAAGAGAAGCGCCCTGTCAGTAAAGTGAACCCCTTTAATGAAGATCAAGAAGTGACAGTCGACATCGAAGACGTTACATTCTCTTACACATTAGAAAACACTGTTTTAAATAGGCTATCGCTGCACATTCCTGCAGGTAAGAAAGTCGCTTTGGTGGGTGCGAGTGGTGGTGGTAAATCTACGTTAATCCAGTTACTGATTGGTGTTTATCAAGCGGACTCTGGATGCATTCGTTATAACGGTGAAACCACCGACGACATCAGTTTCGATGTAATACGCAGTCAAATTGCCGTTGTTTTACAACAACCTATACTTTTTAACGATACATTAAGGCATAATCTGACCCTTGGTGCTGAATACGATGAAATGTCGTTGTGGCGGGCACTTGAAGTCTCTCAAATGCAAGATGTCATCAAGCAACTGAGTCATGGTTTAGATACACAAATTGGTAGGAATGGCGTTCGACTGTCTGGCGGGCAACGACAACGCTTAGCTATAGCCCGAATGGTGCTGAGCAATCCTAAGTTTGTTATTCTAGATGAAGCGACATCAGCACTCGATACAGCAACAGAGTCAGCACTGCATAAAGCGCTGAGCGAGTTTTTGAAAGATCGCACAACTTTGATAGTGGCTCATCGATTATCAGCGGTGAAACAGGCCGATCTAATCTATGTTTTAGAAGATGGGCAAGTTACACAGACAGGAACACATGGTGAATTGGTTGAACAACAAGGATTATATCAAACACTCTATGGCAGTGTGCAATCGCACGCCTGATGTTTATTGTTCTAGAGACTTAAATCAGTGTTGTTCTAGGCATTTAAATCAGGTTAAAAGTCTGATTAGTGTTTCAACTTGGGAGGTCGCGTGACCTCCCCATCCGTAACCAACTCTTTATCAACTAAGCAGCAGTTATCGACTCAGCACCAGTGCGATAGTAGCTCTGTACGTCTTTGTCAGGGCTGCGAACTTCCCGTTGATAAAATGGACATCCCTTTGGGGAAATCCGCTTACTGCCCAAGATGCGGTACTCAGCTTTATAGAGGAGGCACCCCTAGCCTGTCTGGAAACCTTGCAATCGCTATTACCTGCTTATTGCTGTTTATCCCCTCACACTTTTTTGAATTCATCAGTATTCGCCTGATTGGTGTCATGATACCTGCGACGTTACCATCTGGCGTATTTACTTTAATGGGTGAAGGCTTCCCTCTACTTGGCTTGTTGATCTTATTCTGCAGTTCGATCGCCCCGTTACTTGTTTGTACCTCGGTACTCATCACCCATTTATCATTGCGCTTTAAGATTTTCACACCATTTCGTTATGCATTAGCTATCATTCAGACACTTAAGCACTGGATGATGTTGGATGTGTTTCTGGTGAGCGTGGCAATCTCGTGCTTCAAATTACAAGATTACTCAGATATTTTCGTCGGCCCTGGTTTAGTTGGTCTGATTCTACTGCAGCTTTTCAGTGTCTTACTGGTAAGCAGAATCAGTGTGCGTCGCTACTGGGAAGCTTGGGCTAAAGAATCTGACTACTCTTTCGATCAAAGTAAGAACGTACACTGTCATAACTGTCACCTGTCTCAGCCTGACGGGCACACTTGCGTGCGTTGTCACCATGACTTATATCATCGCAAACCCTACTCTGTACAAAAGACATGGGCTCTACTTTTTGCCGCCTCAGTGGCTATCGTGCCGGCCAACGTCATTCCAATTTCTATCGTGATAACAAACGGGCAAAGATTAGAAGACACCATCATCTCCGGTGTCGCTTCGCTAATTAATAGCGACATGTATGGCATCGCAGCAATCATTTTTATTGCCAGTATCGTCGTGCCTGTCGCGAAAATACTTGGTCTAACGTATATCTTAATTTGTATCAAAATGAAGCGTGCGGTTTACCATAGACAACGTATGACCATCTATTTCATTGTGAAATGGGTGGGAAAGTGGTCGGTAATGGATCTGTTCGTTATTTCGATCATGATGACCTTGGTCGACCGTGGACAAATTTTAAACTTTACACCAGGTTATGGTGCAGTCGCTTTTGGCGTCGTGGTTGTTCTCACGATGCTGGCGGCGGAAAGCTTAGATCCTAGGCTAATTTGGGATAACTACACCTCTAAAGATGAGTCAGTGAATGAACAACGATAACCAATCACAAACGTCATAT harbors:
- the prc gene encoding carboxy terminal-processing peptidase, which encodes MKCRSKLTLIAAGFLLAASAQALEAKLNQDDLPLLAPEVQHETASKRVTSRFTRSHYKHFNLNDDFSQAIFNRYLEMLDYNRNIFTQADIDSFATSSKQIDDQLKAGNNQIAFDVYNLSMQKRFERFQYALSLLDTEIKFDTDESIELNRSEAEWPKDIAEVNELWRKRVKYDALNLKLTGKEWPEIQEVLEKRYNNAMKRITQSHNEDAFQIYMNAFAREVDPHTSYLSPRNAEQFQSEMNLSLEGIGAVLQMTDDYTVIRSLVAGGPASNSKQLSDGDRIVGVGQDGEEIVDVIGWRLDDVVQLIKGPKGTKVKLQILPDGKDAKSHVVTIVRDKIRLEDRAVKSEVIEKDGKKIGVLEVPSFYVGLSKDTDKLITELKEQGVEGIIVDLRNNGGGALTEATELSGLFIKEGPVVQVRDSYGRVKVNSDTDGEISYQGPLTVLVNRYSASASEIFAAAMQDYGRAIILGENSFGKGTVQQHRSLNHIYDLFDKELGYVQYTIQKFYRINGGSTQNKGVVPDIAYPTAIDPADTGESVEDNALPWDSIDKANYSVLQRNGEQVAALTAQHQARIATDMEFGFIAQDIEKYKADKDDNDLSLNEKVRQQESDDGDVLRLERINQRQKAAKLEAFKTLDDIPKDYEAPDAYLDESVAIMLDMIKK
- the proQ gene encoding RNA chaperone ProQ, coding for MENTEKLKNSKEVIAYVAECFPKCFTLEGEAKPLKIGIFQDLAERLNEDEKVSKTQLRAALRQYTSSWRYLHGVKAGAERVDLDGNVCGTLEEEHVEHAKATLAESKAKVQARRKEQAQKARDEGKAKAKAKKAQQPRRQAPKAPKVEKPVETRALNADEFITGKEVNVNMGTGNMAATIVEINKEDVRVQLANGLQMVVKAEHLRA
- a CDS encoding GAF domain-containing protein — its product is MKIEHYQRLTKQAVALIESEPDLTANLANISSLLFMELDELNWAGFYLMKQDQAKEKDELVLGPFQGQPACVRIPVGRGVCGTAVATNTVQRIYDVHEFEGHIACDAASNSEIVIPFSIGGKIAGVLDIDSPNVGRFSQIDEDGLTFFMAEVEKLLNSHANKA
- a CDS encoding ABC transporter ATP-binding protein, encoding MTNSEDTISRSWLITQVKKHKSKLLFANIIAIFATLISVPIPLLMPLMVDEVLLDKPASGLEMMNHLLPTSLQTPTGYIALTLLLVIIMRTVSQALNILQGRQFTLVSKTITYQMRSKMIDKLGRISIRQYETKGSGGINAHLITDIETIDKFIGSTLSKFIISFLTVFGTAIVLLWLEWRLGLFILLVNPVVIYFSRKLGSRVKHLKKYENQSFERFQNRLVETLDGIYQLRAANKERIFLDELKAQANQVRIDADKYAWQSEAAGRVSFLLFLLGFELFRAVAMLMVLFSDLTIGQIFAVFGYLWFMLGPVQELLGIQFSWYSAKAALQRINDLLQLEEEKRPVSKVNPFNEDQEVTVDIEDVTFSYTLENTVLNRLSLHIPAGKKVALVGASGGGKSTLIQLLIGVYQADSGCIRYNGETTDDISFDVIRSQIAVVLQQPILFNDTLRHNLTLGAEYDEMSLWRALEVSQMQDVIKQLSHGLDTQIGRNGVRLSGGQRQRLAIARMVLSNPKFVILDEATSALDTATESALHKALSEFLKDRTTLIVAHRLSAVKQADLIYVLEDGQVTQTGTHGELVEQQGLYQTLYGSVQSHA
- a CDS encoding paraquat-inducible protein A — its product is MGGRVTSPSVTNSLSTKQQLSTQHQCDSSSVRLCQGCELPVDKMDIPLGKSAYCPRCGTQLYRGGTPSLSGNLAIAITCLLLFIPSHFFEFISIRLIGVMIPATLPSGVFTLMGEGFPLLGLLILFCSSIAPLLVCTSVLITHLSLRFKIFTPFRYALAIIQTLKHWMMLDVFLVSVAISCFKLQDYSDIFVGPGLVGLILLQLFSVLLVSRISVRRYWEAWAKESDYSFDQSKNVHCHNCHLSQPDGHTCVRCHHDLYHRKPYSVQKTWALLFAASVAIVPANVIPISIVITNGQRLEDTIISGVASLINSDMYGIAAIIFIASIVVPVAKILGLTYILICIKMKRAVYHRQRMTIYFIVKWVGKWSVMDLFVISIMMTLVDRGQILNFTPGYGAVAFGVVVVLTMLAAESLDPRLIWDNYTSKDESVNEQR